One Marinibacterium anthonyi genomic region harbors:
- the kdsA gene encoding 2-dehydro-3-deoxyphosphooctonate aldolase encodes MKHVAVADLTIGNDLPLTVIAGPCQLESADHAQMIAGAMKEACAAAGAQFVFKASYDKANRTSVSGKRGLGMDAGLKVLQGVKDAIGVPVLTDIHLPDQCAPVAQVCDILQIPAFLCRQTDLLIAAGETGAAINVKKGQFLAPWDMPNVVSKIESTGNTRILLTERGSSFGYNTLVADMRALPQMAQSGYPVVMDATHSVQQPGGQGGSSGGQREFAPVMARAAVSLGIAAVFIETHENPDAAPSDGPNMVPLDQMPALIDTLMRFDALAKANPILI; translated from the coding sequence ATGAAACACGTCGCCGTCGCCGATCTGACCATCGGCAATGACCTTCCCCTGACCGTGATCGCAGGCCCCTGCCAGCTGGAAAGCGCGGACCACGCCCAGATGATCGCGGGCGCCATGAAGGAAGCCTGCGCCGCCGCCGGTGCGCAATTCGTCTTCAAGGCGTCCTACGACAAGGCCAACCGCACCTCGGTTTCGGGCAAGCGCGGCCTTGGCATGGACGCAGGCCTGAAGGTCCTGCAGGGCGTGAAGGACGCCATCGGCGTGCCGGTGCTGACCGACATCCACCTGCCCGACCAATGCGCCCCGGTGGCCCAGGTCTGCGACATCCTGCAGATCCCGGCGTTCCTGTGCCGCCAGACCGACCTGCTGATCGCCGCCGGCGAAACCGGCGCGGCGATCAACGTCAAGAAGGGCCAGTTCCTGGCGCCGTGGGACATGCCCAACGTGGTGTCCAAGATCGAAAGCACCGGCAACACGCGCATCCTGCTGACCGAACGCGGCAGCTCGTTCGGCTACAACACGCTGGTGGCCGACATGCGCGCCCTGCCCCAGATGGCGCAATCGGGCTATCCGGTGGTGATGGACGCCACCCATTCCGTGCAGCAGCCCGGCGGCCAGGGCGGATCGTCCGGCGGACAGCGCGAATTCGCCCCGGTGATGGCGCGCGCCGCCGTGTCGCTGGGGATTGCCGCCGTTTTCATCGAGACACACGAAAATCCCGATGCCGCGCCGTCTGACGGGCCGAACATGGTTCCCCTTGATCAAATGCCCGCATTGATTGACACATTGATGCGCTTTGATGCGCTGGCCAAAGCCAACCCGATCCTGATCTGA
- the yfgC_2 gene encoding TPR repeat-containing protein YfgC precursor has product MRYILILVGGLLSGCAVQTAPVVTQDPTMANFTQVVGRVEPVAERICRHESQSANCNFEFVIDRRGNQPANAYQSLTDNGRPVLTVTAALIDDMDNPDELAFVLGHEAGHHILGHLAKQQENAAAGAMIFAGLATLTGGSQADVRSAQELGAAVGARSYSKEFELEADALGTIISYYAGYDPMLGAAYFARLPDPGNRFLGSHPPNAARVETVKYTLSQIESHS; this is encoded by the coding sequence ATGCGCTATATCCTGATCCTGGTCGGCGGACTTCTGTCCGGCTGCGCGGTGCAGACCGCGCCGGTGGTCACGCAGGACCCGACGATGGCCAATTTCACCCAGGTGGTGGGCCGCGTCGAACCGGTGGCCGAACGGATCTGCCGGCATGAATCGCAAAGCGCGAATTGCAACTTCGAGTTCGTGATCGACCGGCGCGGGAACCAGCCCGCCAATGCCTATCAAAGCCTGACCGACAATGGCCGCCCGGTGCTGACGGTGACGGCGGCGCTGATCGACGACATGGATAATCCCGATGAACTGGCCTTTGTGCTGGGCCACGAGGCGGGCCATCACATCCTGGGCCACCTGGCCAAGCAGCAGGAAAACGCGGCCGCCGGCGCGATGATCTTCGCGGGCCTTGCCACGCTGACGGGCGGGTCGCAGGCCGACGTGAGATCCGCGCAGGAACTGGGCGCCGCGGTGGGCGCGCGCAGCTATTCCAAGGAATTCGAGCTTGAGGCCGACGCGCTTGGCACCATCATCTCGTATTACGCGGGCTACGATCCGATGCTGGGCGCGGCCTATTTCGCCCGCCTGCCGGACCCCGGAAACCGCTTCCTGGGATCGCATCCGCCCAATGCGGCGCGGGTCGAAACGGTGAAATACACGCTCTCGCAGATCGAGTCGCATTCCTGA
- a CDS encoding Vi polysaccharide export inner membrane protein VexD gives MTTKPKARKFRIKRGAPTTVLRAAPPRMTAGGADRADRADHLVAPEPERTIPPCAPGGSADPVRLTRPVAVPPPASAAAAQAARPGAAAKPVTPSGVKPVAQPVVQPVVQPVAQPVSRAATAPAAQSAQAAETAQTQAQTRAEPPPPAAPMTVDEELDAIRAENLTGRQLRMARRVANKHNLSATSDIDAVRLLRKKGIDPFKLSSLLDLVVPRHGPDTAQPAPEARQTPQLPATTTPVQLPQTVPQKPRETLPSTDLSPRERRDREIAGIQRDIMLRRRRKMLLLMARLAFFVFLPTFIAGWYFYVAATPMYSTKSEFLILQADGAGASSGLGGLLAGTQFATSQDAIAVQSYLESKDAMLRLDRDAGFKSHFEQPWIDPIQRLDPGATNEQAYRIYKKNVKIGFDPTEGVIRMEVSAADPEVSAEFSRKLISYAEDRVNNLSEKKRDDQMRDARISFEKAETDRRDAQEKLVNLQQQGALLDPEGVIASLRSQISNVEVQLQERQLDLAALLDNARPNQAKVDGARGDIGRLQDLRDALNKKMTDASQGENSLAQLTARIQMAQADLATREMMLQSALQQVETTRMEANRQVRYLTTSVAPVASEEPSYPRSFEDTILAFLIFSGIYLMISLTASILREQVTS, from the coding sequence ATGACTACGAAACCCAAAGCTAGGAAGTTTCGCATAAAGCGTGGCGCGCCAACCACCGTCCTGCGCGCCGCCCCCCCGCGGATGACCGCCGGGGGCGCTGATCGCGCCGATCGCGCCGATCACCTTGTCGCGCCCGAACCCGAACGCACCATCCCGCCCTGCGCCCCCGGTGGCAGCGCCGATCCCGTGCGCCTGACCCGCCCCGTCGCGGTGCCCCCGCCCGCATCCGCCGCCGCCGCGCAAGCCGCCCGGCCCGGCGCCGCCGCGAAACCGGTCACGCCATCCGGCGTCAAACCTGTTGCCCAGCCCGTTGTTCAGCCTGTTGTTCAGCCTGTTGCGCAACCAGTTTCCCGGGCCGCCACGGCTCCTGCCGCCCAGTCCGCCCAGGCCGCCGAGACCGCCCAGACGCAAGCGCAGACCCGGGCCGAACCGCCCCCCCCCGCCGCGCCGATGACCGTCGACGAGGAACTGGACGCCATCCGGGCCGAGAACCTGACCGGGCGACAGCTGCGCATGGCCCGGCGCGTGGCCAACAAGCACAACCTGTCCGCCACCTCCGACATCGACGCGGTCCGGCTGCTGCGCAAGAAGGGCATCGACCCGTTCAAGCTGTCCTCGCTGCTGGACCTGGTGGTGCCCAGACACGGCCCCGACACCGCACAACCGGCGCCCGAGGCGCGCCAGACGCCGCAATTGCCGGCCACCACCACGCCGGTGCAGCTGCCCCAGACCGTCCCGCAGAAACCGCGCGAGACGCTGCCGTCCACCGACCTCAGCCCGCGCGAACGCCGCGACCGCGAGATCGCCGGCATCCAGCGCGACATCATGCTGCGGCGGCGCCGCAAGATGCTGCTGCTGATGGCGCGGCTGGCCTTCTTCGTCTTCCTGCCGACCTTCATCGCGGGCTGGTATTTCTACGTCGCCGCCACGCCGATGTATTCGACCAAGTCCGAATTCCTGATCCTGCAGGCCGACGGCGCCGGGGCGTCATCGGGGCTGGGCGGGTTGCTGGCGGGCACCCAGTTCGCCACCAGCCAGGATGCCATCGCCGTGCAATCCTACCTGGAATCCAAGGACGCCATGCTGCGGCTGGACCGCGACGCCGGCTTCAAGTCGCATTTCGAACAGCCCTGGATCGACCCGATCCAGCGGCTGGATCCCGGGGCCACGAACGAACAGGCCTACCGGATCTACAAGAAGAACGTGAAGATCGGCTTCGACCCGACCGAAGGCGTCATCCGCATGGAAGTGTCGGCCGCCGACCCGGAGGTCAGCGCAGAATTCTCGCGCAAGCTGATATCTTACGCCGAGGACCGGGTGAACAACCTGTCCGAGAAGAAGCGCGACGACCAGATGCGCGATGCGCGGATCAGTTTCGAAAAAGCCGAAACCGATCGCCGCGATGCCCAGGAAAAGCTGGTCAACCTGCAGCAGCAAGGCGCGCTGCTGGACCCCGAAGGGGTCATCGCCTCGCTGCGCAGCCAGATCTCGAACGTCGAGGTACAGCTGCAGGAACGCCAGCTTGACCTGGCCGCCCTGCTCGACAATGCCCGGCCGAACCAGGCCAAGGTGGACGGCGCGCGCGGCGATATCGGCCGCCTGCAGGACCTGCGCGACGCGCTGAACAAGAAGATGACCGATGCCTCGCAGGGGGAAAATTCGCTGGCCCAGCTGACCGCGCGCATCCAGATGGCGCAGGCCGACCTCGCCACGCGCGAAATGATGCTGCAATCGGCGCTGCAGCAGGTGGAAACCACCCGGATGGAAGCCAATCGCCAGGTGCGTTACCTGACAACCTCGGTCGCGCCCGTCGCGTCCGAGGAACCCAGCTATCCGCGCAGTTTCGAAGACACGATCCTGGCCTTCCTGATCTTCTCGGGCATCTACCTGATGATCTCGCTCACCGCGTCGATCCTGCGCGAACAGGTCACGTCCTGA
- the rimO gene encoding Ribosomal protein S12 methylthiotransferase RimO, which yields MSENPPQLRPDIAPAIKLPEDRRPGQPMVGMVSLGCPKALVDSERILTRLRAEGYGVSPDYSGADAVIVNTCGFLDSAKAESLEAIGEALKENGRVIVTGCLGADPEFITGVHPKVLAVTGPHQYEQVLDAVHGAVPPAPDPFVDLVPASGVHLTPRHYSYLKISEGCNHKCKFCIIPDMRGRLVSRPAGSVLREAERLVQAGVKELLVISQDTSAFGLDRKHGLSKWRDGEVRDHILDLSRELGQLGAWVRLHYVYPYPFVRDLIPLMADPANGLLPYLDIPFQHAHPDTLKRMARPAAAAKTLDEIAAWRATCPELTLRSTFIVGYPGETDDEFQTLLDWLDEARLDRVGCFKYENVDGARANDLPDHVPDEVKQDRWNRFMEKAQAISEAKLEAKVGQRLQVIVDEVDGEAATCRTQGDAPEIDGHLYIDEGFENLNPGDILTVEVDEAGEYDLWGRPV from the coding sequence ATGAGTGAAAACCCGCCCCAGCTGCGCCCCGACATCGCGCCTGCCATCAAACTTCCCGAAGATCGCCGCCCGGGCCAGCCGATGGTCGGCATGGTGTCGCTTGGCTGTCCCAAGGCGCTGGTCGACAGCGAACGGATCCTGACCCGCCTGCGCGCCGAAGGTTACGGGGTTTCGCCCGATTATTCCGGGGCCGACGCGGTGATCGTGAATACCTGCGGATTCCTCGACAGTGCCAAGGCGGAGAGCCTGGAGGCCATTGGCGAGGCGCTGAAGGAAAACGGGCGGGTGATCGTGACCGGGTGCCTGGGCGCGGATCCCGAATTCATCACCGGGGTGCATCCCAAGGTGCTGGCCGTCACCGGGCCGCATCAATACGAACAGGTGCTGGATGCCGTGCACGGGGCCGTCCCGCCGGCGCCCGATCCTTTCGTGGACCTGGTGCCGGCATCCGGCGTGCACCTGACACCGCGCCATTACAGCTATCTCAAGATCTCCGAGGGCTGTAACCACAAGTGCAAGTTCTGCATCATCCCCGACATGCGCGGACGGCTGGTGTCACGACCCGCCGGGTCCGTCCTGCGCGAGGCCGAGCGGCTGGTGCAGGCGGGCGTGAAGGAACTGCTGGTGATTTCCCAGGACACCAGCGCCTTTGGGCTCGACCGCAAGCATGGCCTTTCCAAGTGGCGGGATGGCGAGGTGCGCGATCATATCCTCGATCTCAGCCGGGAACTTGGCCAGCTGGGCGCCTGGGTCAGGCTGCATTACGTCTATCCCTATCCCTTCGTGCGTGACCTGATCCCGCTGATGGCGGATCCCGCAAACGGGTTGTTGCCGTATCTCGACATCCCGTTTCAGCATGCCCATCCGGACACACTGAAACGCATGGCGCGACCTGCCGCCGCCGCCAAGACGCTGGACGAGATCGCCGCATGGCGCGCGACCTGCCCCGAGCTGACGCTGCGCAGCACCTTCATCGTCGGGTATCCCGGCGAGACGGACGACGAATTCCAGACCCTGCTCGACTGGCTGGATGAGGCGCGGCTCGATCGGGTCGGGTGTTTCAAATATGAAAACGTCGATGGGGCGCGGGCCAACGACCTGCCCGATCACGTGCCCGACGAGGTCAAGCAGGACCGCTGGAACCGGTTCATGGAAAAGGCGCAGGCGATTTCCGAGGCGAAGCTGGAGGCCAAGGTCGGCCAGCGCCTGCAGGTCATCGTGGACGAGGTCGACGGTGAGGCCGCCACCTGCCGGACGCAGGGCGACGCGCCCGAGATCGACGGGCATCTGTACATCGATGAAGGGTTCGAAAACCTCAATCCCGGCGACATCCTGACCGTCGAGGTGGACGAGGCCGGGGAATACGACCTTTGGGGACGCCCAGTCTGA
- the algC gene encoding Phosphomannomutase/phosphoglucomutase, which yields MTKPLPDVTPNTWEFLRDPMIKPTGFREYDARWKYPDEINLPGMTALGLGLGTQMRKHGLEPVIAVGNDYRDYSLAIKNALVIGLMQAGIQVKDIGPCITPMAYFSSFHLNVPGVAMVTASHNPNGWTGVKMGFAMPLTHGPDEMSELKDIVLNGKGEPAAGGSYEFVPGVWDAYMDDLVGDFKMSRKLKVVCATGNGTASAYAPMLFERLGVEVVPSHNELDYTFPNYNPNPEAMEMLHDMADTVKASGADFALGFDGDGDRCGVVDDEGEEIFADKVGVIMARDLVKLYPGSTFVADVKSTGLFASDPELIAAGAKADYWKTGHSHMKRRVHELRALAGFEKSGHYFLAGDIGRGYDDGMRVAVEICKLMDRNPDMKMSDLRKALPRTWSTPTMSPYCGDTEKYDVLDRIVAKIVKHAEDGGKFAGRDIATVVTVNGARVILDNGSWGLVRASSNTPNLVVVCESSDSDEEMRAIFKEVDGFIRTEDAVGDYDQSI from the coding sequence ATGACCAAACCGCTTCCCGACGTCACGCCCAATACCTGGGAATTCCTGCGCGATCCGATGATCAAGCCCACGGGCTTCCGCGAATACGATGCCCGCTGGAAATACCCCGACGAGATCAACCTGCCCGGCATGACCGCTCTGGGCCTGGGCCTGGGCACCCAGATGCGCAAGCACGGGCTTGAACCCGTGATCGCCGTCGGCAACGATTACCGCGACTATTCGCTGGCCATCAAGAACGCCCTGGTGATCGGCCTCATGCAGGCCGGCATCCAGGTCAAGGACATCGGCCCCTGCATCACGCCGATGGCCTATTTCTCGTCCTTCCACCTGAACGTTCCGGGCGTGGCGATGGTCACCGCCTCGCACAACCCCAACGGCTGGACCGGGGTCAAGATGGGCTTTGCCATGCCCCTGACCCACGGCCCCGACGAGATGTCCGAACTCAAGGACATCGTGCTGAACGGCAAGGGCGAACCGGCGGCGGGCGGGTCCTACGAATTCGTCCCCGGCGTCTGGGACGCCTACATGGACGACCTGGTCGGCGATTTCAAAATGTCGCGCAAGCTGAAGGTCGTCTGCGCCACCGGCAACGGCACCGCCTCGGCCTACGCACCGATGCTGTTCGAACGCCTGGGCGTCGAAGTGGTGCCCTCGCACAACGAACTCGACTACACCTTCCCCAACTACAACCCGAACCCGGAAGCCATGGAAATGCTCCATGACATGGCCGACACGGTGAAGGCGTCCGGCGCCGATTTCGCGCTTGGGTTCGACGGCGACGGCGACCGCTGCGGCGTGGTGGACGACGAGGGAGAAGAGATCTTCGCCGACAAGGTCGGCGTGATCATGGCCCGCGACCTGGTCAAGCTCTACCCCGGTTCGACCTTCGTGGCCGACGTGAAATCCACCGGCCTCTTCGCGTCCGATCCCGAGCTGATCGCGGCCGGCGCCAAGGCGGATTACTGGAAGACCGGCCATTCCCACATGAAACGCCGGGTGCACGAACTGCGCGCGCTGGCGGGGTTCGAGAAATCGGGCCATTACTTCCTGGCTGGCGATATCGGCCGCGGCTACGACGACGGCATGCGAGTCGCCGTGGAAATCTGCAAGCTGATGGACCGCAACCCGGACATGAAAATGTCGGACCTGCGCAAGGCCCTGCCCCGCACCTGGTCGACGCCCACCATGTCGCCCTATTGCGGCGATACGGAAAAGTACGACGTGCTGGACCGCATCGTGGCGAAGATCGTCAAGCACGCGGAAGACGGCGGCAAATTCGCCGGCCGCGACATCGCGACGGTGGTCACGGTGAACGGCGCGCGGGTGATCCTCGACAACGGGTCCTGGGGACTTGTACGGGCCTCATCGAACACGCCGAACCTGGTCGTGGTCTGCGAAAGCTCGGACAGTGACGAAGAAATGCGCGCGATCTTCAAGGAAGTCGACGGGTTCATCCGGACCGAAGACGCCGTGGGCGATTACGACCAATCGATCTGA